Below is a window of Myxococcales bacterium DNA.
CGATGCCCGAGCTCCCGGACGTGATGATCTACGTCGAGCGCCTGCGCGCTCTCACCGAGGGTCGGACTCTGGAGCGCGTGCGGGTCGTGAGCCCGTTCGTCGTTCGGACCTTCGACCCGCCGATCGGTGAGCTCGCTGGCCGGCGTGTGGTCGGTGTGGAGCGCTTGGGCAAGCGCATCGTGCTCGCCTTCGAGCAAGAGCTGTTCCTGGTCATCCACCTGATGATCTCTGGGCGCTTGCGCTGGCGGCCGCCGGGTACGCTGGTGCCAAAAAAAGTCGGGCTCGCCGCCTTCGACTTCGACTCTGGCGCGGTGGTCTTCACCGAAGCGAGCAGCAAGAAGCGCGCGAGCCTGCACGTCGTGCGGGGGCGGCCGGCGCTCGAGCCGTTCGACCGAGGGGGCATCGAACCCCTCGACGCGAGCGTCGGCGAGTTCTCGGCGGCGCTCTTGCGGGAGAATCGCACGCTGAAGCGCGGGCTCACGGACCCGCGCCTGGTGAGCGGTGTTGGCAACGCGTACTCCGATGAGATCCTCTTTCGTGCCGGGCTCTCCCCGGTGCGCCTGACCCGGCAGCTCGACGACGAGGAGCTCGCTCGTTTGCACCAGGCGACGCAGAGCACGCTGACCGAGTGGATCGAGCGTACGCGGGCCGAGGTCGGCGATGGGTTTCCCGAGAAGGTCACGGCGTTCCGCGACGGCATGGCGGTCCATGGGCGGTTTGGGCAGCCGTGCCCGAAATGTGCCACGAAGGTTCAGCGCATCCGCTACGCCGAGAACGAGGTCAACTACTGCCCGCGATGTCAGACTGGGGGCAAGCTGCTGGCCGACCGCGGGTTGTCCCGCCTGCTCAAGGGGGACTGGCCGAAGAGCATCGACGAGCTCGAGGAGCGGCTGGGGCGCACGGAATGACGCAGTGATTGCGCGCCGCAGCCAGCGCAGATTCGTCCCACGACGTTGCCGCAATTCTGCGCTACAAATGCCGACGAGCTTGCCATGCGCATCTCCCGCATCCTGGTCCCTGTCGAATATTCGGAATCCTGCCTGGGCGCGCTCCGCCTCGCGGCAGATTGGGCAACCGCACTCGGCGCCGGGCTCGAGATCATCCACGTTTGGGATCACCCCCCGCACGTCCCCGCCGAAGCAACCGTCGAGCACCCACCCGGGGTGAAACAATCACTCTTGACGTTGATCGCGGAGAACGCCGCGCGCGAGATGCGTGAGTTCGTCGCCAAGGCAAACTTGCCGCCAAGCCTCGCCGTGTCGGAGCACCTCGAGAGCGGCGATCCCGCGGCGGCCATTCTGGTCGCGGTGGAGCGACATCACGCCGATCTGGTGGTGATCTCGACCCACGCCCGGCGCGGTTTTCGCCACTTCTTGCTCGGCAGCGTCGCGGAGCGAGTGGTTCGCTTGTCGCCGGTGCCCGTGCTCACCGTGCCCGCGACAGTTCCGGTCTCGGGCACCTGACGAAGATGCCCGGTTTCCTCGCCGAGTGGACCACCCGCGCGCGCCGCTGGGTTCGCGGTCGCCCGTTCACGCTCTGGTACGATCCGGCGTACCGCCTGCCCTTCGCCTCGCTCGAGGCGAGCACCGGCATCGATCCGCGGCGGGCCGACATGGTCGTGTCCTACCTCTTGGGAGCGGGTTTCCTGCTCGCGCCCGACGTGCGCGCGCCGAGTCGTATCCGCTACGAAGATCTCGCGCGGGTTCACTCCGCGGAGTTGCTCGAGTCACTCCAAGATCCGGTGGTGCTCGGCAACGTGTTCGCCGTGGATCCGTCCGACGTGGTCGTCGAAGAGGTCCTGCACACGATTCGTCTGGCCTGTGGCGGCACCCTCGATGCGACGCGCGAGGCGCTTCTGTCGCGCAGCCCGACTCTGAATCTGCTCGGTGGTTTTCACCACGCGGGGCCCAACAAGGGTGGCGGGTTTTGCATCGTCAACGACATCGCGGTCGCCGTGGCGGCGGTGCGCGCCGAGGGATACACGAAACGCGTGGCTGTCCTCGATCTGGACGCACACCCACCCGACGGCACGGCGGCGTGTTTTGCGGGGGACCCGGCCGTGTGGATCGGCTCGCTGTCGGGGGCCGACTGGGGCAAGCTCGAGGGGGTCGACGAGACCGTGTTGCCCAAGGACTGCGACGACGGCAGTTACCTGTCCGCGCTCGCTGCGCTTCTGTCTCGCATGCCCCCCGCGGGCCTGGCCTTCGTGCTCGCCGGCGGGGACGTGCTGGCTCACGACCGGTTTGGTGCGCTGGCCCTGAGCCTCGACGGAGTCCGGCGGCGTGATCTTGCCGTGCACCACGCGCTGGCAGGTGTGCCCGCCGTGTGGCTTCCCGGGGGTGGGTACACCGTGGACGCTTGGCGCGCCCTGGCGGGCACGGGCATGGTGCTCGCACGAGCCTCGAGGACTCCCATCCCGGCTGCCGCGGATCCGCTCGGTGCGATGTTCTCCAAGGTTGCCCGAGAGCTCACCCGCGACCAGCTCGAGGGACCCTTCTGGATCACCGAGGCCGACCTGTTCGGTGATCTCGATCGGCGCTCCCGGGGCTCACCGCGTTTTCTCGGCTACTACACCACCGAGGGCATCGAATACGCGTTCTCGCGCTACGGGTTGCTCCAGCAACTGCGGCGCCTGGGCTACGGCGCTTTTCGCGTGGCGGTCGATCGCGACGAGCGAGGTGACCGCTTTCGATTGTTCGCCGAGGCCGACGGCGTAGAGCATCTGCTGATCGAGTGTGTGCTCGAGCGGCGCAAGGTCGCGGACGAAGACGTGCTCTACGTACACTGGCTCACGCTGCGGCATCCCCGGGGGCGATTCAGCGAAAAACGCCCGCGTCTGCCCGGGCAGGAGGAGCCTGGGCTCGGACTGTCGCGCGAGGCGGGACAGCTGTTTCTGCGCGTCGCCGAGCGTTTGGGTCTGGCGGGTGTCGCGTTCCGGCCTGCCTGGCTGCACACGGCCTACGCCGCGCGCTTTGCCATGGTTTTCGTCGACGCGATTCATCAGGCGCACTTCGAAGCGCTGCTCGAGCAACTCGCTCAGGTCCGCCTCGCCGAGCTGAGCCAGGCCATCGCCGATGGGCGCGTGACGCTCGATGGTGAGCGATACACCTGGGAGGCCGGCGAGATGGTCTACTGGCTGGACCAACGCTCCCCGGCGCGTGAGCTGGTCGAGCGCGAAAAACAGCGCGCGCGCTTCGCGCTAACGCCGACGCCGGCTCGGGCCGCGGCGACCTGAGCCGCTCGAGTGCTCAGCGAGTGACGAGCACGGGACAGTGGGCGCGTCGCAGCAGATCCATCGCGACGGAGCCAAGCAGGAGACGTTCCAGTCCGGTTCGCCCATGTGTGCCGACGACCACCAGGTCGGCGTGCACGTCCTCGGCCATTGCCAGCACGCCGTCGGCGGGCTTCCCAAAGTCGATCGCGGCGGCCACGCGCTTGCGATTCAACTTGAGCCCCGACTTTTCTAGCTCGTCGATCTCCTTGGCGATGAAACGCTCGAGTGTGCGCTGGGCCGCGTCGTGAAAAGTCTCGTGCATCTCTGCGCTCTCGACGACCGGGCGACCCGGGCCGTGACCTTCGGCCACCGCCACGCAGTAGATCTGAACGTCGCGGTAGAGAGCCATGTCGAGCGCTGCGCGGAGGGCTCGTTCACTCTGCTCCGAGTAGTCGACGCCGACTACGATCTTGTAGGTCTGCGGCACGGGCGGGGGAGGCGGAGGAACGCTGGGCATGCCCCGTCTATCTGCCGCTTTCGCCCCGGCGGCAAGCGGCTCTCGGGTCGAGCCCGGAGGGCCGCGCGCGAGTCGCGCGGAGTTCGCCGCTCGTGTAGGCTCCGCGCCCGGTGAAAGCCCAGCCGCCCGCGCACTGCCTGACCCGCTACGTCATCCGTGTGCGGTTCTGCGAGACGGATCTGATGGGGATCGTGCACCACGGCTCGTACCTCAATTATTTCGAGGCCGGTCGCGTGGAGTACATGCACCGGCGTGGGGTCGACTATCTGGAATGGGCGAAGCAGGGTCTACACCTGCCGGTCGTGGATGCCGGGCTTCGGTATCGAAAGACCGCCCGCTTCGACGAGCGACTCGTCATCGAGACACGCTTGGTCGAGCACACTCGGGTCACCGTGCGTTTCGGCTACCAGCTGTTTCGCGAGAGCGCGGCGTCCGACGAACTCGTGACGGAGGGACACACCTTGCTCGCGTGTGTGGACGACCGGCACGCACCTCGGCGGATCCCGGCGGAAATGCTGGCGCTGTTCACCGCGCCCGAGACTCACCCGCGCCCGATCGATGCGGCGTAGGGGCTCGGCGCTGCAACGTCGGGCCGCGTCGAGAGCAGGCTCGGCGGAGGTGAAGCGTGAGAAGCGCCGAGTGTGCGAGTCTGGTGTCAGAGCGTCACAGGCGGCGGTCGCTCGCCGCTCGGCGAGGGGACGTCGACGTCGGCTTGGCTCAGGTCGAGTCCAGCGTGAGCGAGAACCTTGCGCGACACGTGGATGGGCACCCCGCTGCCGATGGCGATCGCGATTGCATCCGACGGGCGCGCGTCGAGCTCAATCAGCTTGCCGTCTCTCGAG
It encodes the following:
- a CDS encoding acyl-CoA thioesterase; the protein is MKAQPPAHCLTRYVIRVRFCETDLMGIVHHGSYLNYFEAGRVEYMHRRGVDYLEWAKQGLHLPVVDAGLRYRKTARFDERLVIETRLVEHTRVTVRFGYQLFRESAASDELVTEGHTLLACVDDRHAPRRIPAEMLALFTAPETHPRPIDAA
- a CDS encoding universal stress protein produces the protein MRISRILVPVEYSESCLGALRLAADWATALGAGLEIIHVWDHPPHVPAEATVEHPPGVKQSLLTLIAENAAREMREFVAKANLPPSLAVSEHLESGDPAAAILVAVERHHADLVVISTHARRGFRHFLLGSVAERVVRLSPVPVLTVPATVPVSGT
- a CDS encoding Fpg/Nei family DNA glycosylase, producing the protein MPELPDVMIYVERLRALTEGRTLERVRVVSPFVVRTFDPPIGELAGRRVVGVERLGKRIVLAFEQELFLVIHLMISGRLRWRPPGTLVPKKVGLAAFDFDSGAVVFTEASSKKRASLHVVRGRPALEPFDRGGIEPLDASVGEFSAALLRENRTLKRGLTDPRLVSGVGNAYSDEILFRAGLSPVRLTRQLDDEELARLHQATQSTLTEWIERTRAEVGDGFPEKVTAFRDGMAVHGRFGQPCPKCATKVQRIRYAENEVNYCPRCQTGGKLLADRGLSRLLKGDWPKSIDELEERLGRTE
- a CDS encoding histone deacetylase → MPGFLAEWTTRARRWVRGRPFTLWYDPAYRLPFASLEASTGIDPRRADMVVSYLLGAGFLLAPDVRAPSRIRYEDLARVHSAELLESLQDPVVLGNVFAVDPSDVVVEEVLHTIRLACGGTLDATREALLSRSPTLNLLGGFHHAGPNKGGGFCIVNDIAVAVAAVRAEGYTKRVAVLDLDAHPPDGTAACFAGDPAVWIGSLSGADWGKLEGVDETVLPKDCDDGSYLSALAALLSRMPPAGLAFVLAGGDVLAHDRFGALALSLDGVRRRDLAVHHALAGVPAVWLPGGGYTVDAWRALAGTGMVLARASRTPIPAAADPLGAMFSKVARELTRDQLEGPFWITEADLFGDLDRRSRGSPRFLGYYTTEGIEYAFSRYGLLQQLRRLGYGAFRVAVDRDERGDRFRLFAEADGVEHLLIECVLERRKVADEDVLYVHWLTLRHPRGRFSEKRPRLPGQEEPGLGLSREAGQLFLRVAERLGLAGVAFRPAWLHTAYAARFAMVFVDAIHQAHFEALLEQLAQVRLAELSQAIADGRVTLDGERYTWEAGEMVYWLDQRSPARELVEREKQRARFALTPTPARAAAT
- a CDS encoding universal stress protein, producing MPSVPPPPPPVPQTYKIVVGVDYSEQSERALRAALDMALYRDVQIYCVAVAEGHGPGRPVVESAEMHETFHDAAQRTLERFIAKEIDELEKSGLKLNRKRVAAAIDFGKPADGVLAMAEDVHADLVVVGTHGRTGLERLLLGSVAMDLLRRAHCPVLVTR